A segment of the Luteolibacter arcticus genome:
GGGCACGCGGCGAAGCTCGCTGGTCAGGCCGATTTTCGAGAGTCCCCAGATCGCCCACTTGGTGGGGTCGAAGTTCCACGGCTTCACGCCATTGCGGTAGTCGTGTTGGAACTCGTGGTGATAATTGTGGTAGCCCTCGCCGAAGGTGACGAGCGACATCACGAAGCTGTCACGGGCGCTGCAGCGGGTGGAATAAGGCTGGCGGCCGATGGTGTGGCAGAGCGAATTGATGAAGAAGGTGCACTGCTGGACGCAGAAGACGCGCAGCACGCCGACGATCAGGAAGCCGGCGAGGGCTCCGATGGCTCCACCGGCAAAGAAGTAACCGATCACGGCGGGAAGCAGGAGACCGACGACCAGGGCGATCAGCTTGTCCCAGCGGTGCTGCCACATGACCAGCTTGTCCTTGCGGAGGTCATTGACGTTATCGAGCGGCGGCTCGGGCAGGGTCTTGAAGAGGATCCAGCCGACGTGGGCCCAGAAGAAGCCCTTAGAGATGTCGTATGGATCGTCGTCGTGGTCGGTGTGCTTGTGGTGGCGGCGGTGGTCGGAGCACCAGTTCAGCGCCGAGTTT
Coding sequences within it:
- a CDS encoding acyl-CoA desaturase; translation: MKLSIPSGRVDWINTGFLGTITLLAIVAAPIFLWHYDGGPLLWSLFAFYCIATGMSITLGYHRLFSHLSFKAKWPVKLFTLVFGACAFENSALNWCSDHRRHHKHTDHDDDPYDISKGFFWAHVGWILFKTLPEPPLDNVNDLRKDKLVMWQHRWDKLIALVVGLLLPAVIGYFFAGGAIGALAGFLIVGVLRVFCVQQCTFFINSLCHTIGRQPYSTRCSARDSFVMSLVTFGEGYHNYHHEFQHDYRNGVKPWNFDPTKWAIWGLSKIGLTSELRRVPATKVLLAEMAEARRRANQELERLQAEGDHPLRDKALEAMNALIERLSANYHELEKAMADRVDLSRNALRRWSKETREMLQHLSEIRRGRMVSAGA